The region AGCGCCGGAGAGCGCGTATCAGAAGGTATGAGATATGGCAGAAAACAACAAAGATCCGGAGAAGCAGATTGGAGTGGTGGTCGATTGCATCTTGATCGACTACCGGGGCGATCCGGAGTCACGGGACCGGGTTGTACAGGCGGTCCTCGAATGGGCCGAAGACCACCCCGACGAGTGGGACGAGCTGCAGGCACGGTGCCGGCAGCGCCATGAAGCGCTGGCGTAAGCCCTTCCGATATTATCTCTTCTTTCGGACCGACGTCCCGGAGGACGCACGACCCGCATCTCTCCCCGCCTGCAGGCATCGGTGAGGAGGGGACATCCCCACAATCGGGCACCTGCCGCCGGCCTGCATAGGATTAAGTCTCTTGAGTTCTCCTGTAGGACCGATATTTCCGCTCCCGCTCTCGCCGGGTGAATGATGGACCATGCAAAGCCGCCGCCTCCTGGCAATCATCGGTGTTCTCTTGGCTCTCCTCTGCGTCGCAGGAGTAGCAGCCGGTCAGATGACGGATACCCCAGGGTCGGAGGATACGGTCTCCATCCCTGCCGACGCACACCATCAGGTGACCGTCTTCTACAGTTCCCACTGTTCGGCGTGCTCGGGGGTCATGCCGACCGTACGGGATATCGCCGCCGCCCACCCGGGCGTTCGGTTTGTCTTCTACGACACCGCTCCCGGCGGCGACGTATACCGGGTGTATTCCGCCTTCGATAAGGCGTACGGCTCCTCCAACCCTTCGGTCCCGGTGGTCTTTGCCGGGGATACCGTTGTGCTCACCGGGGAAGCGGAGATTCAAGAAAACCTCGAGGAAGTGGTCGTCGCCCTTGAGTACGGCCTTATCCCGTCCGCCGACTACGAGGAGCGGTGGAGAGACGGCCGAGACGGCCCCGCGGCGCTCACGCTTCCCTTGGTGCTCACCGCCGGCCTCCTTGACGGCATCAACCCTTGTGCCTTCGCGGTGCTGGTCTTTCTCTTGATCGGCGTCCTCGGTGCCGGCACAAGGGGCCGGGTCTTCGCCGCCGGGATTGCGTATTCGCTGGCGGTCTTCTCGGTCTACTTCCTCTCGGGGCTCGGGCTGTTTGCCGCAGTTCGGTCGCTTGAGGTCATGGCGCTCTTTTCGATCGCCGCAGGGTGCATCGCCATCGTTGCTGGAGTTCTGCAGGTCGCCTCGGCCTTTGTGCATGGCCTGCCGGTCACGCTCGCGATCCCCGAGAGGGCGAAGAAGCGCCTCGCCCCCCTGCTGCGGGAGGCAAGCGTGCCCGCCGCGTGCCTGCTCGGCGCACTCGCCGGGATCTTCGAACTCCCCTGCACTGGCGGGGTGTATCTTGCCGTTCTTGCCCTCCTCTCCGAGCATGCGACCGTTGCGGAGGGCACCCCGTACCTCCTCGCCTACAACGTCATGTTCGTCCTGCCGCTCCTTGCCATCACTGCAGGCATCGGCCTCGGCATCCCGCCCGAGCGGGTCGATACCTGGCGGCTCGGGCACCGGAGGGCGCTCAGGTTCGCCCTCGGGGTGTTTCTAATCGGGCTCGGCGTGGTGACGCTGGCAATCTGAAGCAAGGGCATGCCTAGGCCCCTCCCTCCGACGTACCCGGTGGAGAGTTACACATATATTGAGAGGGGGTTCCGGTATCCCTGCAACCATGGGTGGGTGAGGCGCAGATGAGAGTCATCGTCGTGTATGCGAGCAGGTACGGGTCCACGAGGGAGATCGCGGAGTTCATCGCCGAGAAGATCCGGCAGCACGGAGCGCAGGCGGAGACCCGAAGTGTCGACGCGGCCCCGGATCCCGAGGACTACGACGCAGTCGTGATCGGGAGCGCCGTGTATATGGGGCACTGGATGAAGGAGGCAGTGGAGTTCGTGCGGCGGAACCGCACGGCCTTGGCCGGCCGCCCGGTGTGGCTGTTCAGCAGCGGCCCGCTCAAACTCGGGCCCGAGATCGCCTCGATGGACGATCCGAGACTGGAACCTAAAGAGATCGGCGAACTCCGGAAGATCGTTCATCCCATGGACCACCGGGTATTCTTCGGTGCGCTGGACCCGGAAAAGTTGGGAGGAAAGCACCGGACGATCCGAATGCTTCCCGCAGCCCGCGCGGCTCTTCCCGAGGGAGACTTCCGCAACTGGAACGATATCGAGGCTTGGGCGGGCGGCATCGCACGCGCGCTCGCGACCCGGCCGGTCGCCTCTGCTTGAAGGCGGGGCTTACATGGGCTGCGCTATCGGTGCGACAACCAAAACGGCATCTCCGATCCCACAGAAATGTTCGTTGAAAACAAGTGCGAGGGGAGCGATTTGAACGCTCGAACTCCTACGAGACAAGGCCCTCAACCTTGCGCCTTTGACCTGGCTTGGCAACCCTCGCCCGGGGGAAGAACGTGATATTCGCGGAACGGAGATGGAGAACGCGCTGATTGCGCTTTCGCGCCCCGCTCACCTTATTTAATCTGTTGTCATACATGAAATACCTTTGTGCGGGGCTGTACCGGGCTCTCGAGAGGCTCCTCCGGCTCTTCCCCTGACACGAGATGAAGGGGGCCTCAGGTCGGCGACGCCTGTGCGTGCGAGGGAGGAAAGGGTTATATCGGTGCTCTCATCATTACCGCACAGAGTACCGGCGCGAGCGGGTACTTGTTTTCCTTGAGGAGATACCATGGCAAAGAGCATGCAACCCTATCGGTGCGGAGTGTGCGGCTACATCTACGAACCCGAGCGGGGAGAGCCGGGGCAGAAGATCCCGCCCGGAACTTCCTTTGAAGAACTGCCGGAAGGCTACACCTGCCCGGTCTGCGGCGCGGGGCCGAGGTCGTTCCTGCCCTTGGCCGAACGGACAGGCCGGTACCTCTGCGTGGCCTGCGGATACATCTACGACCCGGAGCGGGGAGAGCCCAAACGGGGCATACCCCCGGGGACGGCCTTTCGGGACCTCCCCGACAGTTATATATGTCCCGTCTGCGGCGTCTACGCCAAGGTCGGGAAACAGGCCTTTATCGCCATCGATTAACCCATCTTTCCTTTTTCCTCGGCTCTGTGGATCTCTCCGGATCAGAGCGCTATGAAACGCATGTCTCTTGGACTGGTTGCTCAATCCGGAGTGGGGTGGGGGCTTGCGAGAGACAGGGGGGGTTGCAGGGAGAGAACTAACGGCTATCCACCTGGCGGAAACCAACAGGTGCAGTTATGCGAGTGGGGCAAGGCCGCCGTCACCCCCATTGAAGGTGTGCCTCCAGGAGGCCGGTTTCAAGGTCCTCCAGGAGAGAGGTTCCCCGGTCAGTCCATCCTCTCCAACGCCAGCGCCGCAAGGAGCGCCATCGTCTGGAAGGTCTCCTTGTTCTCCGGGGTGAGCACCTCCTCCGGGTCGTCGAAGGCGAACGCCATGACGCCGAAGATGGGCCTGTGCGCCCTGATGGGGACGTAGTGCCCCGCTCCGGAGGGAAGGTTATCGGTCATGCGGCCCGCAGCCTCGCCGTTTTCGTAGGCCCACTGTGCGATCGACCGCTCCTTTGCCGTGAGCGGGTAGGCAGCGGCACCTGCCTGGACCCGAAGCCCGGCAGGACCCGGGACAAGCACCGCAGACGATCCGGGAGCAAACCCCTGCATGTGGCGGGCAAGGGTATCGAAGACCTCCTGCCGCGTGGCGGCCCGGGCAAGGTCGCGGGAGAGCCCCGCGACCGCCTCAACCTCGGCCTCGCTCTCTCGTATCCGGGGGAGCAGGCGGCGCAGTCTGGCGGCAAGCCTGCTGACCACAAGGGCGATGACGACATAGCCGGCAAACGCAGCAAAGTAACTCCAGTCCTCTATTGTTAGAGAGTAGTATGGCTTGACGAAGATGAGGTCGAACGCGAGGATACTCAAGGCGGCCGCAAACAGGGCGGCCCCCCGCCGGAAGAAGAGCGCGGTCACAACGACCGGCAGGAGTTGAAGGATCAGGAGGAGTTCGGGCTGGACAGCCCCCCGAAGGAGGATGCTCGCACCCCAAGCGGCGGCTATCAGGACGAGGCTTGCTGCGTAGTCCCAGGAGAGGAATCGGGGGACCTGCCGGTGGATGGGGATACGCACGAGGTCCCCTTTCGGCTCGTAGAGGAAGAGGTCGACGCCCCGTGACCGGCGCAGGACCCTGTAGACTGGGGAGAAGAGAATATCGACTCCCCGGGGCTTTCCGAGCATGATCATGGTGACGTTGTTCCGCCGGGCGTAGCGGAGGATCTCATCGGCGACATCCTCGCCGCGGAGACGGACGATCCGGCCCCCGAGCCTCCGTCCGGTCTCTAGGGCCTCCGTGAGCCAGGCGCGCTCCCTGACCGTGAGCGGGCGATCGCCCTCCACATCCACCGTGAGCACCACCCAGTCCGCGTTGATTCGGGCGGCAAGCCGGTAGCCCGCCCTTACCATCTGCCCGGCCGTCGGACCCGGCCGGAACCCGACCAGGAGCCGCTCGGCTGCCGGCCAAGGGCCGGGGATGGCGCGGGCCCGCATATGGCCGATCATCTGCCGGTCGGTGGCGGTCGCCACATACCGCAAGGCAAGCTGCCGAAGGGCAAGGAGATTCCCGGTGCTGAAAAACCGGCTTATCGCCGCCTCGGCCATATCCCTGACGTAGACCTTCCCGGCACTGAGGCGGAGCCGCAGCTCCTCCGGGGTGATGTCGACGAGCCGGATCTCGTCGGCGCCGGAGAGGAGCGTATCAGGCAGCGTCTCAGTAACCCGGATGCCGGTGATCTGGGCGACGGCGTCGTTCTGGCTCTCGACGTGCTGGATGTTGACGGTCGTGTAGACCGATATGCCGGCGTGGAGGAGTTCCTCGACGTCCTCGTAGCGCTTGATGTGGCGACTGTTCGGCGCATTGGTGTGGGCGAGTTCGTCGACGAGGGCGATCTGTGGGTGCCGCTCAAGAACCGCGTCGAGGTCCATCTCCCGCAGGCTGATGCCCATGTAGTCGACGGCGGCGGGAGGCACGGCCTCAAGCCGCGCAGCGAGGGCCTCGGTCTCGGGCCGGCCGTGCGTCTCCACGTAGCCGATGACGACATCGACCCCCTCCCCCCGCCGCTGGAGGGCATCCTGGAGCATCGTGTAGGTCTTCCCCACGCCGGCAGCGTAGCCGAGGTAGACCGTCAGCCGCCCTCGCTCCCCCTCCTCCGAGCGGCGGGCGGCGGCGAGCAGGTCCTCAGGGAGGGGCCGCCCCTCCTCTTCCCCGGCCCTCATCCTCCTCCTCCCATGCGGTCCAACGCACGGTTGAGCGAGAAGACGTTGACATAGGACCCCGCAAACGGCGAATCGACGGCCTCGGTCATGACGAGCGCCCTGACCTCATCTTCCGGGAGACCCCGAGCCTTCGCAACCGCCGGGACCTGCACCAGCGCCGCGTCGAGGCTGATGTGCGGGTCAAGCCCGCTCCCCGACGCCATGACGAGGTCGGCGGGGATCGGGCCGGTTACACCGGCCTCCCTGAGTACCTGCACCCGGTCAGCGACCTGCTCGAGGAGGATGGGGTTCGTCGGCCCCAGGTTCGAGCCGCCTGAGTGCGAGGCGTTGTATGGGGTCACCGGCGTCGCCGACGGGCGGCTCTGGAAGTAGAACGGTGCGGTGAAGTCCCGGCCGATGAGCACCGACCCGGCGACCCGGCCGTCGTCGCCGGCAACAAGGCTCCCGTGCGCTTGGAAGGGAAAGGCAGCCCCGGCGATGAGCGTCACCGCGAGAGGGTAGGCGACCCCCGTGACGGCCGCAAGCAGGGCGAAGAGGAGCACGGCACGCTTGAGGGTTTCTTTCATCGTTACCACCCTATACCGGAGATCACGAGGTCGATCACCTTGATGCCGACGAACGGCACGACGACGCCCCCGAGGCCGAAGATGATCAGGTTGTAGGCGAAGAGTTGCGCCGCCGGCATCGGCCTGAACCTGACCCCGGCGAGTGCGAGCGGGATCAGGAGCGGTATGACCAGCGCGTTGAAGATGACCGCCGAGAGGATGGCCGACCCGGGCGTTGCGAGGCCCATGATGTTTAGGACCGCAAGCCGCGGGTAGATCCCGGCGAGCGCGGCGGGGATGATGGCGAAGTACTTGGCGATATCGTTTGCTATCGAGAAGGTGGTCAGGGCGCCCCGGGTCATCAGGATCTCTTTGCCGACCTCGACGATATCCAGGAGTTTCGTCGGGTCGCTGTCGAGGTCGATGATGTTTGCCGCTTCCCGGGCGGGCTGGGTGCCGCTGTTCATAGCGACTGCTACGTCGGCTTGGGCCAGGGCTGGAGCGTCGTTGGTCCCGTCGCCGGTCATGGCGACCATGTAGCCCTCCTCTTGGTAGCCGCGGATCAGCCGGAGTTTGTCGTCCGGCTTCGCCTCGGCCAGGTAATCGTCCACGCCTGCTTCTGCCGCGATGGCTGCGGCGGTGAGCGGGTTATCGCCGGTGATCATCACTGTCCTGATACCGATCCGGCGCAGATCCGAGAACCGTTCCCGGATCCCGGTCTTCAGGATATCCTTGAGGAAGATGACGCCGAGGATCGTCGGGCCGCGGGCCACGACGAGCGGGGTGCCGCCTGCCGATGCAATCCCGGTCACCTTCGCCGCGAGGTCCGGGGGAGAGGTTCCGCCGCGTTCCCGGACCGCCTTCACTACTGCGTCGGTGGCGCCCTTCAGGTAGGTCGTCCCGTGGCACTCAGCACCGCTCACCCGGGTCACCGCCGAGAAGGAGATGAACGTCGTTCCGGGAGGGCAGGTGAGATCGGTCCCGGTCTTCTCCCTGACGAGGGCGACGATGCTCCTGCCTTCCGGCGTCTCGTCTGCGGCAGAGGAGAGGAGAGCGGCCTCCATCAGGTCCGCACGGGACTGCCCCTCAACCGGGACGAACTCGGCCGCCTGCCGGTTGCCGAGGGTGATCGTCCCGGTCTTGTCGAGGAGCAGGACGTTCACGTCGCCCGCGGCCTCGATAGCCCGCCCCGAGAGGGCGACGACGTTGCGCTGGAAGAGCCGGTCCATCCCGGCGATGCCGATCGCCGGCAGGAGCGCCGCGATGGTCGTGGGCGCAAGGCAGACGAAGAGCGCGACGAGCACCACGGGACCGGCGGGGGCGCCCGTTCCGCTCGCGGCCGCGCTGTAGGCGGAGGCCGGGTAGATGTTCCCGACGGCTAGGAGAAAGACGGCAGTCAGGGAGAGGAGCAGGATATCGAGCGCAACCTCGTTCGGGGTCTTGCGCCGCTCCGCTCCCTCGACCATGGCGATCATCCGGTCGAGGAACGTCTGCCCCGGTTCGGCGGTGACCCTGACGATGAACTCGTTTGCGATCACGGTGGTCCCCCCGGTCACGGCGCTCCGGTCGCCGCCTGCCTCACGCACCACCGGGGCGGACTCGCCGGTTATGGCCGCCTCGTTGACCAGGGCGGCGCCCTTCACCACCTCGCCGTCGCCCGGGATGATCTCGCCCGTCCGCACCAGAACGAGGTCGCCGGGCCTGAGGTCCGAGGACGGCACTTCGACGGTCGGGGCGTCAAACGCCTCTTCCCGGAGCCTGCGGGAGGGAACGGCGGCCCTCGACTCCCGGAGCGATGCGGCCCGCGCCTTCCCCCGGCCCTCTGAGAGCGACTCGGCAAAGTTCGCGAAGAGCACTGTCAGCCAGAGCCAGAGCGAGACCATGCCGGGGAAGAAGCCCCCGCCGGCGAGGGCGATCAGGGTCGTGATGACGCCGCCTGCCTCCACGAGGAGCATCACCGGGTTTCCGGCGAGCCTTCGGGGGTCCAGCCTCTGCACGGCGCCGAGGAGGGCGCTGCGGATCAGTTCCGGCTCAAACGCGGCGATGCGGGGGTATCGTTTCC is a window of Methanoculleus sp. 7T DNA encoding:
- a CDS encoding cytochrome c biogenesis CcdA family protein — translated: MQSRRLLAIIGVLLALLCVAGVAAGQMTDTPGSEDTVSIPADAHHQVTVFYSSHCSACSGVMPTVRDIAAAHPGVRFVFYDTAPGGDVYRVYSAFDKAYGSSNPSVPVVFAGDTVVLTGEAEIQENLEEVVVALEYGLIPSADYEERWRDGRDGPAALTLPLVLTAGLLDGINPCAFAVLVFLLIGVLGAGTRGRVFAAGIAYSLAVFSVYFLSGLGLFAAVRSLEVMALFSIAAGCIAIVAGVLQVASAFVHGLPVTLAIPERAKKRLAPLLREASVPAACLLGALAGIFELPCTGGVYLAVLALLSEHATVAEGTPYLLAYNVMFVLPLLAITAGIGLGIPPERVDTWRLGHRRALRFALGVFLIGLGVVTLAI
- a CDS encoding flavodoxin domain-containing protein is translated as MRVIVVYASRYGSTREIAEFIAEKIRQHGAQAETRSVDAAPDPEDYDAVVIGSAVYMGHWMKEAVEFVRRNRTALAGRPVWLFSSGPLKLGPEIASMDDPRLEPKEIGELRKIVHPMDHRVFFGALDPEKLGGKHRTIRMLPAARAALPEGDFRNWNDIEAWAGGIARALATRPVASA
- a CDS encoding rubredoxin, with protein sequence MAKSMQPYRCGVCGYIYEPERGEPGQKIPPGTSFEELPEGYTCPVCGAGPRSFLPLAERTGRYLCVACGYIYDPERGEPKRGIPPGTAFRDLPDSYICPVCGVYAKVGKQAFIAID
- a CDS encoding DUF4118 domain-containing protein; protein product: MRAGEEEGRPLPEDLLAAARRSEEGERGRLTVYLGYAAGVGKTYTMLQDALQRRGEGVDVVIGYVETHGRPETEALAARLEAVPPAAVDYMGISLREMDLDAVLERHPQIALVDELAHTNAPNSRHIKRYEDVEELLHAGISVYTTVNIQHVESQNDAVAQITGIRVTETLPDTLLSGADEIRLVDITPEELRLRLSAGKVYVRDMAEAAISRFFSTGNLLALRQLALRYVATATDRQMIGHMRARAIPGPWPAAERLLVGFRPGPTAGQMVRAGYRLAARINADWVVLTVDVEGDRPLTVRERAWLTEALETGRRLGGRIVRLRGEDVADEILRYARRNNVTMIMLGKPRGVDILFSPVYRVLRRSRGVDLFLYEPKGDLVRIPIHRQVPRFLSWDYAASLVLIAAAWGASILLRGAVQPELLLILQLLPVVVTALFFRRGAALFAAALSILAFDLIFVKPYYSLTIEDWSYFAAFAGYVVIALVVSRLAARLRRLLPRIRESEAEVEAVAGLSRDLARAATRQEVFDTLARHMQGFAPGSSAVLVPGPAGLRVQAGAAAYPLTAKERSIAQWAYENGEAAGRMTDNLPSGAGHYVPIRAHRPIFGVMAFAFDDPEEVLTPENKETFQTMALLAALALERMD
- the kdpC gene encoding potassium-transporting ATPase subunit KdpC, with protein sequence MKETLKRAVLLFALLAAVTGVAYPLAVTLIAGAAFPFQAHGSLVAGDDGRVAGSVLIGRDFTAPFYFQSRPSATPVTPYNASHSGGSNLGPTNPILLEQVADRVQVLREAGVTGPIPADLVMASGSGLDPHISLDAALVQVPAVAKARGLPEDEVRALVMTEAVDSPFAGSYVNVFSLNRALDRMGGGG
- the kdpB gene encoding potassium-transporting ATPase subunit KdpB, encoding MARKRYPRIAAFEPELIRSALLGAVQRLDPRRLAGNPVMLLVEAGGVITTLIALAGGGFFPGMVSLWLWLTVLFANFAESLSEGRGKARAASLRESRAAVPSRRLREEAFDAPTVEVPSSDLRPGDLVLVRTGEIIPGDGEVVKGAALVNEAAITGESAPVVREAGGDRSAVTGGTTVIANEFIVRVTAEPGQTFLDRMIAMVEGAERRKTPNEVALDILLLSLTAVFLLAVGNIYPASAYSAAASGTGAPAGPVVLVALFVCLAPTTIAALLPAIGIAGMDRLFQRNVVALSGRAIEAAGDVNVLLLDKTGTITLGNRQAAEFVPVEGQSRADLMEAALLSSAADETPEGRSIVALVREKTGTDLTCPPGTTFISFSAVTRVSGAECHGTTYLKGATDAVVKAVRERGGTSPPDLAAKVTGIASAGGTPLVVARGPTILGVIFLKDILKTGIRERFSDLRRIGIRTVMITGDNPLTAAAIAAEAGVDDYLAEAKPDDKLRLIRGYQEEGYMVAMTGDGTNDAPALAQADVAVAMNSGTQPAREAANIIDLDSDPTKLLDIVEVGKEILMTRGALTTFSIANDIAKYFAIIPAALAGIYPRLAVLNIMGLATPGSAILSAVIFNALVIPLLIPLALAGVRFRPMPAAQLFAYNLIIFGLGGVVVPFVGIKVIDLVISGIGW